The nucleotide window cctctcctctcctctcctctcctctcctctcctctcctctcctctcctctcctctcctctcctctcctctcctctcctctcctctcctctcctctcctctcctctcctctcctctcctctcctctcctctcctctcctctcctctcctctcctctcctctcctctcctctcctctcctctcctctcctctcctctcctctcctctcctccccgTGCACAGGAGCCACACGAGTGGAGAGGTGGCTCCCCAAGGCCGGGGGGCATTAGCGGTGCCTGTGCCAAGAGCCCGCGGGGGTGGGAGGTTTGTGCCGGGGGGTTTGGCCCGGCCGCTCCCGCAGCCCGGGGTGCTGCGGCCGCCGGAGCTTGGCAGGTACAGCCCGAGCAGGGCAGGTGTGTCCCCGGTGCGCTGAGCTGGGCTCGGACCCGCGCGGGACGCGTGGCCACGCCGGGGCCGTGAGTCACAGATAATGCCCAGGAAGTTACACCAGAGCATCGCCTCGGAGGGCACAGCCACATTCGCAAAGCACGAGCCCGATCAGCCTCAAGACCTGCTCATTAGGGCTCCTGCTTCCCGGCAGGAAACACCAGGGGAGAGAAAACCCCGCTGGAAGGGCGAGGGGGGCTCCCAGCGCTGCTCGTGTCCCCGTTTCCAGATCTGTGCTCCATCCCGAGTGCTTCTCGCTGGCTTGGCAGGGAAAGAGATGATTTCTGATCATGGAGAAAGGTGCAGGGCCAAAAATCAGAGAGAGGCTCCCAGAGGGATGTGCTGGAGCCCATCTCTGGGTGCTAAGCAGTCCCTGCAGGGTGGTGGCTCCACTTCTCCCTGCGTTCCACATCTGCTgttacagaatcccagaatggtctGGATGGAAAGGGACtgaaagctcatccagttccatcccccttccatgggcagggacaccttctgccagaccaggctgctccgaGCCCCATCCATCCTACAAAAGGTAGAGGAAGCAGcatttattttgggatttgttcGCAGGTCCtctcagaaggaaaataagagGCTCTGGCTTCTGTCACTAAGGGAGCATTTGGAAGAGAGTATTTTGAGGAAAGGAAACGAATACATATTCTTTTGTGAATTCATGGATCAGGAGTGACACAACTGCAGAGCAACATTCCAGGGTGCAGGACGTTTCAGGGCTTGGAAAACACCGATTATTAAGTATTACTAAATGACAGCTGGAAATTGCACTGTATTTTTCAAATGGCTAATTAAGGATAGATGCATAAATTGGGGCACTGGCCCCGTGGAACTGGGCCACGGCATGACTGTCACGATGCCAAATACCCGGCTGATTGCTCGACTCACAGTGATGGCTTTGGGAAGTTCAGCTGCCTGAAGGGGACAAACCCGGTGACAATGAGGCTTTTGGCCATCCTGGGTGGGATATGGCTCAGGTTCTGGCACAGAGACAGGCACTGGGGTGGTGACTCTCCATGAGGTTCATGGTTCTGTAAGGAACAGGCTCGTTGTGGTTCCAGTGGGGCTCAGCTCCATCTCTGTGTTGCTTTCACCTTCCCAGCTGGCAGGGTGGCAGCTGGGGGACTCTGGTGGGCAGCAGCCACCGCTGGTGACAGTCCCCTCTGCCCACAGACCACTGCCTcgcccagcagtgtccccccCAGCCTCCTCCATGTCTCCAAGGTCAGCAGCATCTTCGGTGCCCGACCCCCGCAGCCTCGAGAGAACGTCCTGGGCATCAGCTTCAAACCCTACAGCCCCGAGTCTGGTCCTGTCCCGAGCCCCTGCTCAGCCTGTGAGAGCACACGTAAGGATGGGGTGATCCATGGCTCCGGTCCCTCTCAAGAcggggagggatggagggaggcagggatgcaCAGACAGCCACGGGCTGGTGTTTCCCTGAGCTGTGAGGGGTGTAGGGGGCACTGTGAAAGCACAGTGAGCACAGGGAAGGTTAGGGTCTGCATGGCCCTGTTCTCCCACAGCCCAGAGTTGGGCAGCAGGGTCTGGGTGCCCCGAGGAGGCAACTGCCCCCTGaccctgcctctgcctctgccctgctgccaggatCCTCCATGTTCAGAGCTCCCTGCATGAGCCAGCGGCGGCTTGCGCTCATCTTCTGCGTCTCCGTGCTCATCGTGCTGCTCATCGCCCTCATCCTGCTGTGTGAGTGGGGTCCCAGCCCCGGGTGGCTCCAGGCTCCTGGAGGGGACCTCCAGAGTCTAGGGATGCCCACACTGGAAAGTGCCAGAGGGAAACCCCCGGCCCAGGGACGGGGATGTGTACTTCCCATTCCCTGAGTGTTCCTGACCTCTGGTGGAGAGACAGGAGCTGAGGAGAGCAGAAAAGGAGATCTACTGCCTGGGCTGGTGGCAGCATTTGGGGGTTGGGGCTACAACATGCTTTCCTTCTGCTGGGCTTACTCTGGGGGGCACCAGGGCACCCAGCAACACCCACAGTGCCCTCCCCAAGAAAAATCATGGTCCATAGGCAGAAAAGACACCGGGGAATCCCTTTAATCCTGGTGACATGCAGCTCCGTTCTCCAGCCGACGGGCTTGAAGCACTCGCAGGCTGAACTCATTTCCTGTGGGTGAAGGGAGAGGGGcttgcagcagctgggcagcacagggaggtgCTCAGGGTGGCCAGCCCTCCCTCTTGTCAGCAGCTCTTCACTCTTCACTCAAACACACCTCACGCTCATACCCAGTGATTGGAAATGCTCCTGTACCTGGCATGCCTCCAGATGCCCACCCAGGTAGGTCACAGCCCTCCacccacagccagccctggcctCAGCGTGGTGTTCTCCTGTTTGCAGTCATGTTCTGGCGGTCGCAGACAGGCATCGTGTACAAAGAACCAGCAGAGAGCTGCAAGGACAGCGCCGTGCGCTGCGACGGCGTCGTCGACTGCTCCCAGAGGAGCGatgagctgggctgtggtgaggcacccagagctgggatggtgggaatgaggggagccccaggagcacccctgaccctgctgctccatcccacagTGCGCTTCTCCTCCGAGGAGTCCCTGCTCCACGTCTACTCCAGCACGGAGAGCCAGTGGCTGCCGGtgtgcagcagtgactgggatgAGTCCTTCTCCAGGAAAACCTGCCGGCAGCTGGGATTTCAGAAGTAATTCCTGGAGGATGGGTTGTTCTGCTCGGGCCCTGCCAGACCACTGCCCTGACTGAGAGCAGGGTCTGCTGTGCTGTTTCCCCCACTGTTGTGTTTTTCTGCTGGAAGGCAGCTTgtccagcactgctctgggcatAATGCAGGGGCCAAGAGGTCATTGCCTGTGTGGGGGGACCCTCACTGCCTCTTCTGTCCCCTCACAGCGCATCACAGACCGAGTACATCCCCCTGCGTGTCTCTGGCAAGAGCCTCATGGTGACTGATGAGCAAGAGACCATCCAGCAGAGCCTCAACAGGTACCTGGGTCACCTCCAGCCCCACCCCTGCCCCGGTGCCACAGGAATGCGGCTGAGACTGggtctccctcctctctcctgcagctcccagtgtCTCACTGGAAAATACGTCTCCCTGCGATGCACAAGTAAGAGctggctgggacacagctgagGGTGGGCCCCTTTCCTAAGGCTTGGGACCATTTTCcccctgctcagcacagggctgggcgAATGGGACATCTTCCAGTGAATTTTCTGGGTGATACAAAACTACCAACATTGCATTCCCTGCGACAAGTGTGGTACCTGTGGGTGGTGGGGATGTTGTGTGTGTCCCCCTCCATGCTCCCCTTCCCCCCTGAGcctttctcccagccctgctctcccctccaGCCTGCGGACAGAGGATTTCTGGCCGGATCATTGGTGGGAAGGAGACCTCTGTGAACAAATGGCCCTGGCAGGTCAGCGTGCAGTACGGGCCCATCCACATCTGCGGCGGCACCATCATCGACGCCCAGTGGGTGCTCACCGCTGCCCACTGCTTCTTCATgtgagtgctgctgccagtcCGGGCACCCAGCCCGGCCCCACAGCCCGGCTCTCActccctcctgccccatctCACCCTGCCAGGAACAGCATGAAGATCC belongs to Cinclus cinclus chromosome 25, bCinCin1.1, whole genome shotgun sequence and includes:
- the TMPRSS13 gene encoding transmembrane protease serine 13, which translates into the protein MDGKTSPTTASPSSVPPSLLHVSKVSSIFGARPPQPRENVLGISFKPYSPESGPVPSPCSACESTRSSMFRAPCMSQRRLALIFCVSVLIVLLIALILLFMFWRSQTGIVYKEPAESCKDSAVRCDGVVDCSQRSDELGCVRFSSEESLLHVYSSTESQWLPVCSSDWDESFSRKTCRQLGFQNASQTEYIPLRVSGKSLMVTDEQETIQQSLNSSQCLTGKYVSLRCTTCGQRISGRIIGGKETSVNKWPWQVSVQYGPIHICGGTIIDAQWVLTAAHCFFMNSMKILDDWKVYGGVSDLKQPMEGIPVSQVIINSNYSDDHDDYDIALMKLSRPLTLSAQVRPACLPMYGQRFQTGRSCFITGFGKTRENEDNTSPKLREAEVKLIDYKICNSDKVYEGYLTPRMMCAGYLQGGKDACQGDSGGPLVCEDDGRWYVAGVTSWGTGCGQKNKPGVYTRVTKLLSWIYSKMESEND